The Caballeronia sp. Lep1P3 genome window below encodes:
- the proC gene encoding pyrroline-5-carboxylate reductase, with translation MKIAFIGGGNMAAALIGGLVKRGVAPADIYAIDINDEARTRTAKQFGIETGAAIDAKLAGYDAILLAVKPQVLRGVAEALAPHLSKQTVISIAAGIRAADLSRWLGGYGRIVRSMPNTPALIGMGVTGLAALPGVGDDSKALASHVLEAVGTTVWFDDEAKIDAVTAISGSGPAYVFYFIEAMQEAARALGMDEAQGRALALATFTGAAQLAAQSDEPASVLRERVTSKGGTTAAALASFDARGVKDAIVRGALAAQARAKEMGDEFGAA, from the coding sequence ATGAAAATCGCATTCATCGGCGGCGGCAACATGGCCGCGGCGCTCATCGGCGGTCTCGTCAAACGCGGCGTCGCGCCCGCGGACATTTACGCCATCGACATCAACGACGAAGCGCGCACGCGCACGGCGAAGCAGTTCGGCATCGAGACGGGCGCGGCCATCGACGCGAAGCTCGCCGGCTACGACGCGATCCTGCTCGCCGTGAAGCCGCAGGTGCTTCGGGGCGTCGCCGAGGCGCTCGCGCCGCATCTGTCGAAGCAGACGGTCATCAGCATCGCGGCGGGCATCCGCGCGGCGGATCTCTCGCGCTGGCTCGGCGGATACGGCCGGATCGTGCGCTCGATGCCGAACACGCCCGCGCTCATCGGCATGGGCGTGACGGGACTGGCCGCGTTGCCCGGCGTCGGCGACGATTCGAAGGCGCTTGCATCGCATGTGCTGGAAGCGGTCGGCACCACCGTCTGGTTCGACGACGAAGCGAAAATCGACGCCGTCACCGCGATCTCCGGCAGCGGCCCCGCCTACGTCTTCTATTTCATCGAGGCGATGCAGGAAGCGGCGCGCGCGCTCGGCATGGACGAAGCGCAGGGCCGCGCGCTCGCGCTCGCCACATTTACCGGCGCGGCGCAACTGGCGGCGCAGTCGGACGAACCGGCGAGCGTGCTGCGTGAGCGCGTCACATCGAAGGGCGGCACGACGGCCGCCGCGCTGGCATCGTTCGATGCGCGAGGCGTGAAGGACGCGATCGTGCGCGGCGCGCTCGCGGCACAAGCGCGCGCGAAGGAGATGGGGGACGAGTTCGGCGCGGCGTGA
- the recG gene encoding ATP-dependent DNA helicase RecG: MPLSDRRPSSPADAAASAQAPALVAAPAGKRAQPGDDAARKAKQAKPAVKTADKLAKLGLKSDIDLVLHLPMRYEDETSLTPIAELIPGDTAQTEGTVFDNEIAYRPRRQLLVKIHDAAGDELTLRFLNFYGSQVKQMGMGARLRVRGDVRGGFLGLEMVHPAVRPVDDGTPLPQALTPVYPSTAGISQAYLRKAIDNALTRVSLPELLPEPVAQAHLAPLNLPGLFDAVKTLHHPRADSDETALIDGTHPAWTRIKFEELLAQQLSLKRAHAERRTRAAPAMPRRAAGDALVIRLLRALPFQLTGAQERVVAEIAGELTLAHPMQRLLQGDVGSGKTIVAALAAAQAIDAGYQAALMAPTEILAEQHARKLRGWLEPLGVSVAWLAGSLKTKEKRAAAEAAALGTAQLVIGTHAIIQDTVEFARLGLVIVDEQHRFGVAQRLALRAKAQNASDGARDFQPHQLMMSATPIPRTLAMTYYADLDVSTIDELPPGRTPILTKVVSDSRRDEIIGRVREAALTGRQVYWVCPLIEESETLQLQTAVDTYETLVAALPELRIGLVHGRLAPAEKAAVMDAFARNEVQLLVATTVIEVGVDVPNASLMVIEHAERFGLAQLHQLRGRVGRGSAASVCVLLYSNPLSQTARARLQTMRETTDGFEIARRDLEIRGPGEFLGARQSGEAMLRFASLENDGWLIEPAREAAQHMLDAFPDAVAQHLARWLGAREQYLKA, encoded by the coding sequence ATGCCCTTGTCCGACCGCCGTCCGTCTTCCCCGGCCGATGCCGCCGCCAGCGCGCAAGCCCCCGCGCTCGTGGCCGCGCCTGCGGGAAAGCGCGCGCAACCCGGCGACGACGCGGCCAGGAAAGCGAAACAGGCGAAGCCCGCGGTCAAGACCGCGGACAAGCTCGCGAAGCTCGGCCTGAAGTCGGACATCGACCTCGTGCTGCATCTGCCGATGCGCTACGAGGACGAAACCTCGCTCACGCCGATCGCCGAACTGATTCCCGGCGACACCGCGCAGACCGAAGGCACCGTGTTCGACAACGAGATTGCCTATCGGCCGCGACGCCAGTTGCTCGTCAAGATTCACGACGCCGCCGGCGACGAACTCACGCTGCGTTTTCTCAACTTCTACGGCTCGCAAGTCAAGCAAATGGGCATGGGCGCGCGGCTGCGCGTGCGCGGCGACGTGCGCGGCGGTTTTCTCGGGCTGGAGATGGTGCATCCGGCCGTGCGCCCGGTCGATGACGGCACGCCGTTGCCGCAAGCGCTGACGCCGGTTTATCCGTCGACGGCCGGCATCTCGCAGGCGTATTTGCGCAAGGCCATCGACAATGCGCTCACGCGCGTGTCGCTGCCGGAACTGCTGCCCGAGCCGGTCGCGCAAGCGCATCTCGCGCCGCTGAATCTGCCGGGCCTTTTCGACGCGGTGAAGACGCTGCATCACCCGCGCGCGGATTCGGACGAAACCGCGCTCATCGACGGCACGCATCCGGCGTGGACCCGCATCAAGTTCGAGGAATTGCTCGCGCAGCAGCTTTCGCTCAAGCGCGCGCACGCCGAGCGCCGCACGCGCGCCGCGCCCGCGATGCCGCGCCGCGCCGCCGGCGATGCGCTCGTGATTCGTCTTTTGCGGGCGCTACCGTTCCAATTGACCGGCGCGCAGGAGCGCGTGGTCGCGGAAATCGCGGGCGAACTGACGCTCGCGCATCCGATGCAGCGCCTCCTGCAAGGCGATGTCGGCAGCGGCAAGACCATCGTCGCGGCGCTCGCGGCGGCGCAGGCCATCGACGCGGGGTATCAGGCCGCGCTGATGGCGCCTACCGAAATTCTCGCGGAGCAGCACGCGCGCAAGCTGCGCGGCTGGCTGGAGCCGCTCGGCGTTTCGGTGGCGTGGCTCGCGGGCAGCCTGAAGACGAAGGAAAAGCGCGCGGCGGCGGAAGCGGCGGCGCTCGGCACGGCGCAGCTCGTGATCGGCACGCACGCGATCATTCAGGACACGGTCGAATTCGCGCGCCTCGGGCTCGTGATCGTCGACGAACAGCATCGCTTCGGCGTCGCGCAACGGCTCGCACTGCGCGCGAAGGCGCAGAACGCGTCGGACGGCGCGCGGGATTTCCAGCCGCATCAGCTCATGATGTCCGCGACGCCCATTCCGCGCACGCTCGCGATGACGTATTACGCCGATCTCGACGTCTCCACCATCGACGAATTGCCGCCGGGCCGCACGCCGATTCTCACCAAGGTCGTGTCGGATAGCCGGCGCGACGAGATCATTGGCCGCGTGCGCGAGGCCGCGCTGACCGGGCGCCAGGTGTATTGGGTGTGTCCGCTGATCGAGGAAAGCGAGACGCTGCAGCTTCAGACGGCCGTCGATACGTATGAAACGCTCGTCGCGGCGCTGCCGGAACTGCGCATCGGCCTCGTTCATGGCCGGCTCGCGCCCGCCGAAAAAGCCGCCGTCATGGATGCGTTCGCGCGCAACGAAGTGCAATTGCTCGTCGCGACGACGGTGATCGAAGTCGGCGTGGACGTGCCTAACGCATCGCTGATGGTGATCGAGCACGCCGAGCGCTTCGGCCTCGCGCAGCTTCATCAATTGCGCGGGCGCGTGGGGCGGGGGAGCGCCGCGTCCGTGTGCGTGCTGCTGTACTCGAACCCGCTCTCGCAGACGGCGCGCGCGCGGCTGCAAACGATGCGCGAAACCACCGACGGCTTCGAAATCGCGCGCCGCGATCTCGAAATACGCGGTCCGGGCGAATTTCTCGGCGCGCGTCAGTCGGGTGAAGCGATGCTGCGCTTTGCGAGCCTCGAGAACGACGGCTGGCTGATCGAGCCCGCGCGCGAGGCGGCGCAGCATATGCTGGATGCGTTCCCCGACGCGGTCGCGCAGCATCTCGCGCGATGGCTCGGCGCGCGGGAGCAGTACCTGAAAGCGTAG
- a CDS encoding YggS family pyridoxal phosphate-dependent enzyme: MSIAQHLEEVRQRIARAAERASREPSSVKLLAVSKTFPADDVRAAFDAGQRAFGENYVQEGIAKIAALGDLRSEIEWHFIGPLQSNKTKLVAEQFDWVHSIDRLKIAERLSAQRPEGAPALNVCVQVNVSGEASKSGVAPEEAAALAHAIAALPALRLRGLMAIPEPADTPDAQRAPHARLCELMNALRADGLDLDTLSMGMSADLEAAVLEGATMVRIGTAIFGARTYTH; the protein is encoded by the coding sequence ATGTCCATCGCCCAACATCTCGAAGAAGTCCGGCAACGTATCGCGAGAGCCGCCGAGCGCGCCTCGCGCGAGCCGTCGTCCGTGAAGCTGCTCGCCGTCTCCAAAACCTTTCCCGCCGACGACGTGCGCGCCGCCTTCGATGCCGGCCAGCGCGCGTTCGGCGAAAACTACGTGCAGGAAGGCATCGCGAAGATCGCGGCGCTCGGCGATTTGCGCAGCGAGATAGAGTGGCATTTCATCGGGCCGCTGCAATCGAACAAGACGAAGCTCGTCGCCGAACAATTCGACTGGGTGCATTCCATCGACCGCTTGAAGATTGCCGAGCGGCTGTCGGCGCAGCGTCCCGAGGGCGCGCCGGCGCTCAACGTGTGCGTGCAGGTGAACGTGAGCGGCGAGGCATCGAAGAGCGGCGTCGCGCCGGAAGAAGCCGCCGCGCTCGCGCATGCGATCGCCGCGCTGCCGGCGCTGCGTCTGCGCGGCCTGATGGCGATTCCCGAACCCGCCGATACGCCCGACGCCCAGCGCGCGCCGCACGCGCGCCTCTGCGAACTGATGAACGCGCTGCGCGCCGACGGCCTCGACCTCGACACGCTCTCGATGGGCATGTCCGCCGACCTCGAAGCCGCCGTGCTCGAAGGCGCGACGATGGTTCGCATCGGCACCGCGATCTTCGGCGCGCGCACCTACACTCACTGA
- a CDS encoding hydrogen peroxide-inducible genes activator, with protein sequence MTLTELKYIVAVARERHFGRAAEACFVSQPTLSVAIKKLEDELNVQIFERGTSEVSVTPIGEQIVTQAQRVLEQTLAIKEIAKQGKDPLVGPLRLGVIYTIGPYLLPTLVKQIIKSVPQMPLMLQENYTLKLIELLKQGEIDVAIMALPFPETGLMVRALYDEPFVVAMPSGHAWENRSKIDADDLKHETMLLLGSGHCFRDHVLGVCPELMRFSQNADGIQKTFEGSSLETIRHMVASGVGITVLPRMSVMEVKPHAPGIDSGLLSYVPFDEPVPDRRVVLAWRKSFTRMPAIDAISDAIAACDLPGVKKLDMPVAVN encoded by the coding sequence ATGACGCTCACTGAATTGAAGTACATCGTCGCGGTCGCGCGCGAGCGGCACTTCGGCCGCGCCGCCGAGGCGTGCTTCGTCAGCCAGCCGACGCTGTCGGTGGCAATCAAGAAGCTCGAAGACGAGCTGAACGTGCAGATCTTCGAGCGCGGCACGAGCGAAGTCAGCGTCACGCCCATCGGCGAGCAGATCGTCACGCAGGCGCAGCGCGTGCTCGAGCAGACGCTCGCCATCAAGGAGATCGCCAAGCAGGGCAAGGATCCGCTCGTCGGCCCGCTGCGCCTCGGCGTCATCTACACCATCGGGCCGTATCTGCTGCCGACGCTCGTCAAGCAGATAATCAAGTCCGTCCCGCAGATGCCGCTGATGCTTCAGGAAAATTACACGCTCAAGCTGATCGAGTTGCTGAAGCAGGGCGAAATCGACGTCGCGATCATGGCTTTGCCGTTCCCCGAAACGGGGCTGATGGTGCGCGCGCTCTACGACGAGCCGTTCGTCGTCGCGATGCCGTCGGGCCACGCGTGGGAGAACCGCAGCAAAATCGACGCGGACGATCTCAAGCACGAAACCATGCTGCTGCTCGGCAGCGGTCATTGCTTCCGCGATCATGTGCTCGGCGTTTGCCCGGAACTGATGCGCTTTTCGCAGAACGCGGACGGCATCCAGAAGACGTTCGAAGGTTCGTCGCTGGAGACGATTCGGCATATGGTCGCGAGCGGCGTCGGCATTACGGTGCTGCCGCGCATGTCGGTCATGGAAGTGAAGCCGCACGCGCCGGGCATCGATTCGGGCTTGCTCAGTTACGTTCCGTTCGACGAGCCTGTGCCGGACCGGCGTGTCGTGCTGGCGTGGCGCAAGAGTTTTACGCGCATGCCCGCCATCGACGCGATTTCGGACGCGATCGCGGCTTGCGATTTGCCGGGCGTCAAGAAGCTGGATATGCCGGTGGCGGTCAACTGA
- the glcE gene encoding glycolate oxidase subunit GlcE: MEEDDIVAGWAERIARASEAGTPLRIRGGGTKDWYGQTLQGEILDTRAYRGIIAYDPAELVITARSGTPLAEIEAALRQHGQMLPFEPPHFGRNATLGGCIAAGLAGPRRAWTGAPRDFVLGAVVMNGRGQLLHFGGQVVKNVAGYDVSRLLAGSLGTLGLILELSIKVLPRPVAEATLKFDMHATDGVRKLNEWGGHPLPITGSAWRDGTLALRLAGAEAAVKTARNTLGGEVVDAVEADRFWIGMREQTDPFFSVIEPRSALWRLALPSIAEPLHLPGAQLMEWGGAQRWWITDTDPQTVRISAKQAGGHATIFRAGSAYDRNAGVFTPLPAPLMKIHRGLKAAFDPARVFNRARLYPDF, from the coding sequence ATGGAAGAGGACGACATCGTTGCCGGCTGGGCGGAGCGCATCGCCCGGGCGAGCGAGGCCGGCACGCCGCTGCGCATCCGTGGCGGCGGCACGAAGGACTGGTACGGCCAGACGCTCCAGGGCGAAATTCTCGATACGCGGGCGTATCGCGGGATCATCGCTTACGACCCGGCGGAACTCGTCATCACCGCGAGAAGCGGAACGCCCCTCGCCGAAATCGAAGCCGCGCTGAGACAGCACGGGCAAATGCTCCCTTTCGAGCCGCCCCACTTCGGCCGCAATGCGACGCTCGGCGGCTGCATCGCGGCGGGACTCGCCGGACCGCGCCGCGCGTGGACGGGCGCGCCGCGCGATTTCGTGCTGGGCGCGGTCGTCATGAACGGGCGCGGGCAACTGCTGCACTTCGGCGGGCAAGTGGTGAAGAACGTCGCGGGCTATGACGTTTCGCGGCTGCTCGCCGGATCGCTCGGCACGCTCGGGCTGATTCTCGAACTGTCGATCAAGGTGCTGCCGCGCCCGGTCGCGGAAGCCACGCTCAAGTTCGACATGCACGCAACCGACGGCGTGCGCAAGCTCAACGAATGGGGCGGCCATCCGCTGCCGATCACCGGCAGCGCGTGGCGCGACGGCACGCTCGCGCTGCGTCTCGCGGGCGCGGAAGCCGCCGTGAAAACCGCGCGCAATACGCTCGGCGGCGAAGTCGTCGATGCCGTCGAAGCCGACCGTTTCTGGATCGGCATGCGCGAACAGACGGACCCGTTCTTCTCCGTGATCGAACCGCGCTCGGCGCTCTGGCGCCTCGCGCTGCCGTCGATCGCGGAGCCGCTGCATCTGCCCGGCGCGCAGTTGATGGAATGGGGCGGCGCGCAGCGCTGGTGGATCACCGACACCGATCCGCAGACGGTTCGCATCAGCGCGAAGCAGGCGGGCGGCCACGCGACCATCTTCCGCGCGGGTTCCGCCTACGACCGCAACGCGGGCGTGTTTACGCCGCTGCCTGCGCCGCTCATGAAAATTCACCGTGGGTTGAAGGCCGCGTTCGATCCTGCGCGCGTCTTCAACCGCGCACGGCTGTATCCCGACTTCTAG
- a CDS encoding FAD-linked oxidase C-terminal domain-containing protein: MNAPDELKPAHVAPNLPHEEPPALTEEQLAARQREVVQALMAVLPTHCLLFRDEDTSVYECDGLAAYRRLPLAVTLPETEAQVQRVVQICARLNVPIVPRGAGTGLSGGAMPIRHGIVLSLARFRKIIEVDSYARTATVQPGVRNLAISEAAAPYGLYYAPDPSSQIACTIGGNVSENSGGVHCLKYGLTVHNVVRVRAVTMDGDIVEFGSLAPDAPGLDLLAVLVGSEGMFAIVTEVTVKLIPKPQTAQVIMASFDDVVMGGNAVAAIIAAGIIPAGLEMMDKPATRAVEEFVNAGYDLDAAAILLCESDGTYDEVAEEIVRMTAVLREHGATRIQISRSESERLKFWSGRKNAFPAAGRISPDYYCMDGTVPRRAIGPLLARIEEMEKKYALRCINVFHAGDGNMHPLILFNGNDLDEWHRAEAFGSDILETCVELGGTVTGEHGVGIEKINSMCVQFSPEERDAFHAVKRAFDPPGLLNPDKGIPTRARCAEYGKMHIRGGLLPHPELPRF, encoded by the coding sequence ATGAACGCACCCGACGAACTCAAGCCGGCGCACGTCGCGCCGAATCTGCCGCACGAGGAGCCGCCCGCGCTCACGGAAGAACAACTGGCCGCGCGCCAGCGCGAAGTCGTGCAGGCGCTGATGGCCGTGCTGCCCACGCATTGCCTTTTGTTTCGCGACGAAGACACGTCCGTCTACGAATGCGACGGCCTCGCCGCTTACCGCCGCCTGCCGCTCGCGGTCACGCTGCCGGAAACCGAAGCGCAGGTGCAGCGCGTCGTGCAGATTTGCGCGCGCCTGAACGTGCCGATCGTGCCGCGCGGCGCGGGCACCGGCCTTTCGGGCGGCGCCATGCCGATTCGCCACGGCATCGTGCTGTCGCTCGCGCGCTTTCGAAAGATCATCGAGGTCGATTCCTACGCGCGCACGGCCACCGTGCAGCCCGGCGTGCGCAATCTCGCCATTTCGGAGGCCGCCGCCCCTTACGGGCTGTACTACGCGCCGGACCCGTCGTCGCAGATCGCGTGCACCATCGGCGGAAACGTCTCCGAGAATTCGGGCGGCGTGCATTGCCTCAAGTACGGGCTCACCGTGCACAACGTGGTGCGCGTGCGCGCGGTGACGATGGACGGCGATATCGTCGAATTCGGCTCACTCGCACCGGACGCGCCGGGGCTCGATCTGCTCGCCGTGCTCGTCGGCAGCGAAGGCATGTTCGCGATCGTCACCGAAGTCACCGTGAAGCTGATCCCGAAGCCGCAGACCGCGCAGGTCATCATGGCGAGCTTCGACGACGTCGTGATGGGCGGCAACGCGGTCGCGGCGATCATCGCGGCGGGCATCATCCCGGCCGGTCTCGAAATGATGGACAAGCCCGCGACGCGCGCCGTCGAGGAATTCGTCAACGCGGGCTACGACCTCGACGCGGCCGCCATCCTGCTGTGCGAATCCGACGGCACCTACGACGAAGTCGCCGAGGAAATCGTCCGCATGACGGCCGTCCTGCGCGAGCACGGCGCGACGCGCATCCAGATTTCGCGGTCCGAATCGGAGCGGCTCAAGTTCTGGTCCGGCCGCAAGAACGCGTTTCCCGCCGCGGGCCGCATCTCGCCCGACTATTACTGTATGGACGGCACCGTGCCGCGCCGCGCGATCGGGCCGCTGCTCGCGCGCATCGAAGAGATGGAGAAGAAGTACGCGCTTCGCTGCATCAACGTGTTCCATGCGGGCGACGGCAACATGCATCCGCTCATTCTCTTCAACGGCAACGATCTCGACGAATGGCACCGCGCCGAGGCGTTCGGCTCGGACATTCTGGAGACGTGCGTCGAACTGGGCGGAACGGTGACGGGCGAGCACGGCGTGGGCATCGAAAAGATCAATTCGATGTGCGTGCAGTTCTCGCCCGAAGAGCGCGACGCGTTTCACGCGGTCAAGCGCGCTTTCGATCCGCCCGGCCTGCTCAATCCCGACAAGGGCATTCCGACGCGCGCACGCTGCGCCGAGTACGGGAAGATGCACATTCGCGGCGGCCTGCTGCCGCATCCCGAACTGCCGCGCTTCTGA
- a CDS encoding Dps family protein, giving the protein MAKKGIAPAVNIGINDKDRKRIAEGLSRLLADTYTLYLKTHNFHWNVTGPMFNTLHLMFETQYTELATAVDSIAERIRALGVHAPGSYREFAKLSSIPEAEGVPEAEDMIRQLVEGQEAVVRTAREIFPSTEAANDEPTADLLTQRMQTHEKTAWMLRSMLA; this is encoded by the coding sequence ATGGCGAAAAAAGGCATTGCACCTGCCGTCAACATCGGCATCAACGACAAAGACCGCAAGCGAATCGCAGAAGGGCTGTCGCGGCTGCTCGCCGACACCTACACGCTGTATCTCAAGACGCACAACTTCCACTGGAACGTCACGGGGCCGATGTTCAACACCCTGCATCTGATGTTCGAGACGCAATACACGGAACTGGCCACCGCGGTCGATTCCATCGCGGAACGTATCCGCGCGCTCGGCGTGCATGCGCCGGGCAGCTATCGCGAGTTCGCGAAGCTGTCGTCGATTCCGGAAGCCGAAGGCGTTCCCGAAGCGGAAGACATGATCCGTCAACTGGTGGAAGGTCAGGAAGCCGTCGTGCGAACCGCGCGCGAGATTTTCCCGTCGACGGAAGCCGCCAACGACGAGCCGACCGCCGACCTCTTGACCCAGCGCATGCAGACGCACGAAAAGACCGCGTGGATGCTGCGCTCGATGCTCGCGTAA
- the glcF gene encoding glycolate oxidase subunit GlcF — translation MQTNLADFMRGTADGDEADAILRKCVHCGFCTATCPTYQLLGDELDGPRGRIYLMKQMFEGAPPTRSTQTHLDRCLTCRNCETTCPSGVQYGKLVEIGRKVVEEKVERPLRQRVQRRFLAGFLPNSTLFTPAMKLGQQVRGVLPRKLRAKIPVPEKPLAPPARKHARKMLMLAGCVQPAMMPNVNIATARVFDALGIEIVTAPDAGCCGAIRLHLGYNDDALQDVRNNIDAWWPYVENGVEAIVMNASGCGATVKEYAHLLRNDPMYADKARRIVELTRDLAEILPMYEEELVSLARRRGVHTVAFHPPCTLQHGQQIRGRVEHLLTALGLEVRLPADAHICCGSAGTYSVLQPKMAYALRNQKLDRLEQTEPQMIVSANVGCIAHLQSGTSTPVTHWIQLLEHLLYG, via the coding sequence ATGCAAACCAATCTCGCCGATTTCATGCGCGGCACCGCCGATGGCGACGAAGCCGACGCGATCCTGCGCAAGTGCGTGCACTGCGGCTTCTGCACGGCGACTTGCCCGACGTATCAACTGCTCGGCGACGAACTCGACGGGCCGCGCGGCCGCATCTATCTGATGAAGCAGATGTTCGAAGGCGCGCCCCCGACGCGCAGCACGCAGACGCATCTGGACCGCTGTCTCACGTGCCGCAACTGCGAAACGACGTGTCCGTCCGGCGTGCAGTACGGCAAGCTCGTCGAAATCGGGCGCAAGGTCGTCGAGGAGAAAGTGGAGCGTCCGCTGCGCCAGCGCGTGCAACGCCGCTTTCTCGCGGGCTTTCTGCCGAACAGCACGCTTTTCACGCCGGCGATGAAGCTCGGCCAGCAAGTTCGCGGCGTGCTTCCGCGCAAGCTGCGCGCGAAGATTCCGGTGCCGGAAAAGCCGCTCGCGCCGCCCGCGCGCAAGCACGCGCGCAAGATGCTGATGCTCGCCGGCTGCGTGCAGCCCGCGATGATGCCGAACGTGAATATCGCGACGGCGCGCGTGTTCGACGCGCTCGGCATCGAGATCGTGACCGCGCCCGATGCCGGCTGCTGCGGTGCGATCCGCCTGCATCTCGGCTACAACGACGACGCCTTGCAGGACGTGCGCAACAACATCGACGCGTGGTGGCCTTACGTCGAAAACGGCGTCGAGGCGATCGTGATGAACGCGTCGGGCTGCGGCGCGACCGTCAAGGAATATGCGCATCTTTTGCGCAACGATCCGATGTACGCGGACAAGGCGCGGCGCATCGTCGAACTCACGCGCGATCTCGCCGAAATCCTGCCGATGTACGAGGAAGAACTCGTCTCGCTGGCAAGGCGGCGCGGCGTGCATACGGTCGCGTTTCATCCGCCCTGCACGCTTCAGCACGGACAGCAGATTCGCGGACGCGTCGAGCATCTTCTGACCGCGCTCGGTCTCGAAGTGCGCCTGCCCGCTGACGCGCACATCTGCTGCGGATCGGCGGGGACGTATTCGGTGCTGCAGCCGAAGATGGCTTACGCGCTTCGCAACCAGAAGCTCGACCGGCTGGAGCAGACCGAGCCGCAGATGATCGTCTCGGCGAACGTCGGCTGTATCGCGCATCTGCAGAGCGGAACGTCGACGCCCGTCACGCACTGGATTCAGCTCCTGGAGCATCTGCTTTACGGCTAG
- the ubiA gene encoding 4-hydroxybenzoate octaprenyltransferase has translation MLARLPLFMRLVRLDKPIGSLLLLWPTLNALWIASEGRPSPMLIAIFAVGTLLMRSAGCAINDYADRDFDRYVKRTAERPITSGKIKAWEAVALAAALSLVAFLLILPLNALTKELSVFALFVAGTYPFTKRFFAIPQAYLGIAFGFGIPMAFAAVQNTVPMLAWIMLAANVFWSVAYDTEYAMVDRDDDIRIGIRTSALTFGRYDVLAVMLCYAATLAVYVGIGAALHFGWPYWLGWLGAAGCAVYHYTLIRERERMACFAAFRHNNWLGGILFAGIALHYALAG, from the coding sequence ATGCTCGCCCGTCTCCCGCTCTTCATGCGCCTCGTGCGCCTCGACAAGCCCATCGGCAGCCTGCTGCTTCTGTGGCCGACTCTGAACGCACTCTGGATTGCGTCGGAAGGGCGCCCGTCGCCGATGCTGATCGCGATCTTCGCAGTCGGCACGCTTCTGATGCGCTCGGCGGGTTGCGCGATCAACGATTACGCCGACCGCGACTTCGACCGCTACGTGAAGCGCACCGCCGAGCGGCCGATCACCTCGGGCAAGATCAAGGCGTGGGAGGCCGTGGCGCTGGCGGCGGCGCTCTCGCTCGTCGCGTTCTTGCTGATCCTGCCGCTCAATGCGCTCACGAAGGAGCTGTCGGTGTTCGCGCTCTTCGTCGCGGGCACGTATCCGTTCACCAAGCGCTTTTTCGCGATCCCGCAGGCGTATCTCGGCATCGCGTTCGGCTTCGGCATTCCGATGGCGTTCGCGGCCGTGCAGAACACCGTGCCGATGCTCGCGTGGATCATGCTCGCGGCGAACGTGTTCTGGTCGGTCGCCTACGACACCGAATACGCAATGGTCGATCGCGACGACGACATCCGCATCGGCATTCGCACGTCGGCGCTCACGTTCGGGCGATACGACGTGCTCGCCGTGATGCTCTGTTATGCGGCGACGCTCGCGGTGTACGTGGGCATCGGCGCGGCGCTGCATTTCGGCTGGCCGTACTGGCTCGGCTGGCTGGGCGCCGCGGGTTGTGCCGTCTATCACTACACGCTGATTCGCGAACGCGAGCGCATGGCGTGCTTCGCCGCGTTCCGGCACAACAACTGGCTAGGCGGGATTCTGTTCGCGGGCATTGCGCTGCATTACGCGCTCGCCGGCTGA